A genomic region of Azoarcus sp. KH32C contains the following coding sequences:
- a CDS encoding DUF2905 domain-containing protein: MQHLLIIFGIVSIALGLAWPWLSRLPLGHLPGDIHIERDGFEFHFPLTSCLLVSAVVSLLIWLFRR; this comes from the coding sequence ATGCAGCATCTGCTGATCATTTTCGGCATCGTATCGATCGCGCTGGGGCTCGCGTGGCCCTGGCTGTCCCGGCTGCCGCTCGGGCATTTGCCGGGCGATATCCACATCGAGCGCGACGGCTTCGAGTTTCATTTTCCGCTCACCAGCTGCCTGCTGGTGTCGGCCGTCGTCAGTCTTCTCATCTGGTTGTTCCGGCGCTGA
- a CDS encoding ParA family protein: MRRVVFNQKGGVGKSTITCNLAAISAHQGMRTLVVDLDPQGNSTQYLLGESGNAFDATLADFFDQTLNFKLNPKKTGDFVVASPFEGLDVMPSHPALEDLQSKLESRYKIYKLRDALDELAEDYDLVYIDTPPALNFYTRSALIAANSCLIPFDCDEFSRRALYSLLENVEEIKSDHNRALAVEGIVVNQYQARAALPQKVVQELVDEGLPVLTPYLSASVKIKESHEQSRPIIHLDPKHKLTQEFVALHDALARKYGA; encoded by the coding sequence ATGCGACGTGTGGTGTTCAATCAGAAGGGCGGGGTCGGAAAATCGACCATCACCTGCAACCTGGCGGCGATCAGTGCCCACCAGGGCATGCGGACGCTGGTGGTGGATCTCGATCCGCAGGGCAATTCGACGCAGTACCTGCTCGGCGAGTCGGGCAACGCCTTCGATGCAACGCTGGCCGATTTCTTCGATCAGACGCTCAACTTCAAGCTCAATCCGAAGAAGACCGGCGACTTCGTCGTCGCGAGCCCGTTCGAAGGGCTCGACGTGATGCCCTCGCACCCCGCGCTTGAAGATCTCCAGAGCAAGCTCGAATCGCGCTACAAGATCTACAAGCTGCGCGATGCGCTCGATGAACTGGCCGAGGACTACGACCTCGTTTACATCGACACCCCGCCGGCACTGAACTTCTACACCCGCTCCGCGCTGATCGCCGCGAATAGCTGCCTGATCCCCTTCGATTGCGATGAATTCTCGCGTCGTGCGCTGTATTCGCTGCTGGAAAACGTCGAGGAGATCAAGTCCGACCACAACCGCGCGCTCGCGGTCGAAGGCATCGTCGTCAACCAGTACCAGGCCCGGGCGGCACTCCCGCAGAAGGTCGTGCAGGAACTCGTCGACGAGGGCCTGCCGGTACTGACGCCCTACCTGTCGGCTTCGGTCAAGATCAAGGAATCGCACGAGCAGTCACGACCGATCATCCATCTCGACCCCAAGCACAAGCTGACGCAGGAGTTCGTCGCATTGCACGACGCCCTCGCCCGCAAGTACGGCGCCTGA
- a CDS encoding NADP-dependent malic enzyme: protein MDQDFITAALEYHRSPTRGKISVVPTKSLTNQRDLALAYSPGVAAACDAIVEDPGNAREYTSRGNLVAVVTNGTAVLGLGNIGPLASKPVMEGKGCLFKKFAGIDVFDIELAENDPDKLIDIIASLEPTLGGVNLEDIKAPECFYIEKKLRERMTIPVFHDDQHGTAIISSAGLINGLKVIGKDIAKVKLVCSGAGAAAIACLDLMVGLGLKRENVYVCDSKGVIYVGREENMEANKARYAQKTEGRSLADVMVGADVFLGLSTAGVLKPEMVATMADNPLIFALANPNPEILPEDAKKARPDVIIATGRSDYPNQVNNVLCFPFIFRGALDVGATTINEEMKLACVKAIAELAQAEQSDIVASAYGGAELRFGPDYIIPKPFDPRLIVKIAPAVAQAAMDSGVATQPIEDMAAYVASLSDFVYQSGIVMKPVFAAAKRIPAETKRVLYAEGEDERVLHAARVVIEEGLARPILIGRPSVIEMRIQKIGLNLVPGRDFDIINPESDPRYKELWQEYHRMLCRDGVTPELAKAKMRRDTTLIGCMVLRRGDADALVCGTFGTYDYHFKQVEDVIGLKPGAKLFASMSLLLLPKRTIAITDPYLNENPNAEEVAEIARMAAEELRRFGIEPRVALVSHSNFGSSRSASARKMREAAEILREIAPGLECDGEMHGDSALSPEIRAKANPDSTLIGEANLVVMPNLDAANISFNMMKMANSDGVSIGPMLLGARLPVHILTPSATVRRLVNITAVAVVDAYEQRLAAGSAA from the coding sequence ATGGATCAGGATTTCATCACCGCGGCGCTTGAGTACCACCGCTCGCCGACGCGCGGCAAGATTTCGGTCGTTCCGACCAAGAGCCTCACCAACCAGCGCGACCTCGCGCTCGCCTATTCGCCGGGTGTCGCCGCCGCCTGCGACGCGATCGTCGAGGATCCGGGCAATGCGCGTGAATACACTTCGCGCGGCAACCTCGTCGCCGTCGTGACCAACGGCACCGCCGTGCTGGGTCTCGGCAACATCGGCCCGCTCGCGTCCAAGCCGGTCATGGAAGGCAAGGGCTGCCTGTTCAAGAAGTTCGCCGGTATCGACGTGTTCGACATCGAGCTCGCCGAAAACGACCCCGACAAGCTGATCGACATCATCGCCTCGCTCGAGCCCACGCTCGGCGGCGTGAATCTGGAGGACATCAAGGCGCCCGAGTGCTTCTACATCGAGAAGAAGCTGCGCGAGCGCATGACGATTCCCGTCTTCCACGACGACCAGCACGGCACGGCGATCATCTCGTCGGCCGGTCTGATCAACGGCCTGAAGGTCATCGGCAAGGACATCGCGAAGGTCAAGCTCGTATGCTCGGGCGCCGGCGCGGCGGCCATCGCCTGCCTGGACCTGATGGTTGGCCTGGGCCTCAAGCGTGAAAACGTCTACGTCTGCGATTCGAAGGGCGTGATCTACGTCGGCCGCGAAGAGAATATGGAGGCCAACAAGGCCCGTTATGCGCAGAAGACCGAAGGCCGCTCGCTGGCGGACGTGATGGTCGGTGCGGACGTGTTCCTCGGCCTGTCGACGGCCGGCGTGCTGAAGCCCGAGATGGTCGCGACGATGGCCGACAATCCGCTGATCTTCGCGCTGGCGAACCCGAATCCGGAAATCCTGCCGGAAGACGCGAAGAAGGCTCGCCCGGATGTCATCATCGCGACTGGCCGTTCGGATTACCCGAACCAGGTCAACAACGTGCTCTGCTTCCCGTTCATCTTCCGCGGCGCGCTTGACGTCGGCGCGACGACGATCAATGAGGAGATGAAGCTTGCGTGCGTGAAGGCGATCGCGGAACTGGCGCAGGCCGAGCAAAGCGACATCGTCGCGTCGGCCTACGGTGGTGCAGAGCTGCGCTTCGGCCCCGATTACATCATCCCGAAGCCCTTCGATCCGCGTCTGATTGTGAAGATCGCGCCGGCCGTGGCCCAGGCGGCGATGGATTCGGGTGTTGCGACCCAGCCGATCGAAGATATGGCGGCCTATGTCGCGAGCCTGTCAGACTTCGTCTACCAGTCCGGCATCGTCATGAAGCCGGTGTTTGCGGCGGCCAAGCGCATCCCCGCTGAAACCAAGCGGGTGCTGTACGCCGAAGGCGAAGATGAGCGCGTGCTGCACGCGGCCCGTGTTGTCATCGAGGAAGGCCTCGCACGTCCGATCCTGATCGGCCGTCCGAGCGTCATCGAGATGCGCATCCAGAAGATCGGCCTGAACCTCGTGCCCGGTCGTGATTTCGACATCATCAACCCTGAGTCGGATCCGCGCTACAAGGAACTGTGGCAGGAATACCATCGCATGCTGTGCCGTGATGGCGTCACGCCGGAACTGGCGAAGGCCAAGATGCGTCGCGACACGACCCTGATCGGCTGCATGGTGCTGCGTCGTGGCGATGCCGATGCGCTGGTCTGCGGCACCTTCGGCACCTACGACTACCACTTCAAGCAGGTCGAGGACGTCATCGGGCTGAAGCCGGGCGCCAAGCTCTTCGCATCGATGAGCCTGCTGCTGCTGCCGAAGCGCACGATCGCGATCACCGATCCGTACCTGAACGAGAACCCGAACGCCGAGGAAGTTGCCGAGATCGCCCGCATGGCGGCCGAGGAACTGCGCCGCTTCGGCATCGAGCCGCGCGTCGCGCTGGTGTCGCATTCCAACTTCGGCAGCTCGCGTTCGGCTTCGGCTCGCAAGATGCGCGAAGCAGCCGAGATCCTGCGCGAGATTGCGCCGGGCCTCGAATGCGACGGCGAAATGCACGGTGACTCGGCGCTGTCGCCCGAGATCCGCGCCAAGGCGAATCCGGACTCGACGCTGATTGGCGAAGCGAACCTCGTCGTGATGCCGAACCTCGACGCGGCCAACATCTCCTTCAACATGATGAAGATGGCCAACAGCGACGGCGTGTCGATCGGCCCGATGCTGCTGGGCGCGCGCCTGCCGGTGCACATCCTGACCCCGTCGGCGACCGTGCGCCGCCTGGTCAATATCACCGCCGTGGCGGTGGTCGATGCCTACGAGCAACGCCTCGCAGCGGGTTCCGCCGCCTGA
- a CDS encoding quinone oxidoreductase, protein MPHAIRFHQVGGPEVLQWESVDVGMPAAGEVQVEHHAIGLNFIDTYHRTGLYPVPLPSGIGLEGAGVVSAVGEGVTDLVPGDRVAYAGGPIGAYAEVRNMPADRLVKLPHGISFDQGAAMMLQGLTAQYLLRRTYRVQPGDTILIHAAAGGVGLIVCQWAKALGATVIGTVGSDEKAALAQAHGCDHPIVYTREKFAERVKEITGGEGVAVVYDSIGKDTFMDSLACLRPMGMMVLFGAASGPVPPVDLGILAKMGSLFLTRPTLFTYSAKRADLVAMADELFDVVGTDRVKIEVNQRYALRDAAQAHVDLEARRTTGSTILVP, encoded by the coding sequence ATGCCGCATGCAATTCGCTTCCACCAGGTTGGCGGCCCAGAAGTCCTGCAATGGGAGTCGGTCGACGTCGGGATGCCTGCGGCGGGTGAGGTGCAGGTCGAGCATCATGCGATCGGGCTGAACTTCATCGATACCTATCACCGCACGGGTTTGTATCCGGTTCCCTTGCCTTCGGGCATCGGCCTCGAAGGCGCCGGGGTCGTCAGCGCGGTGGGGGAGGGTGTGACGGACCTCGTCCCGGGTGACAGGGTCGCCTATGCGGGCGGGCCGATCGGCGCTTACGCCGAGGTGCGCAACATGCCCGCAGATCGGCTAGTGAAGCTGCCGCACGGGATTTCCTTCGATCAGGGCGCGGCGATGATGCTGCAGGGGCTGACGGCGCAGTACCTGCTGCGTCGAACCTATCGCGTACAGCCGGGCGACACCATCCTGATCCACGCCGCGGCAGGTGGAGTCGGTCTGATCGTCTGCCAGTGGGCCAAAGCCCTGGGGGCAACGGTGATCGGCACGGTCGGTTCGGACGAAAAGGCGGCGCTCGCTCAGGCGCATGGTTGCGATCATCCGATTGTCTATACCCGCGAGAAGTTTGCCGAGCGCGTGAAGGAAATCACCGGCGGCGAAGGGGTTGCCGTCGTGTACGACTCCATCGGCAAGGACACCTTCATGGATTCGCTCGCGTGCCTGCGGCCGATGGGCATGATGGTATTGTTCGGTGCGGCGTCGGGGCCGGTGCCGCCGGTCGATCTGGGCATTCTCGCAAAGATGGGGTCACTCTTCTTGACGCGTCCGACGTTATTCACCTATTCGGCAAAGCGTGCCGATCTCGTCGCCATGGCGGACGAACTCTTCGATGTGGTGGGGACGGATCGCGTGAAGATCGAGGTCAACCAGCGCTACGCGCTGCGCGATGCGGCGCAGGCGCACGTCGATCTGGAGGCGCGCCGCACCACCGGTTCGACGATCCTGGTGCCCTGA
- the dnaE gene encoding DNA polymerase III subunit alpha — translation MNAPHQPRFVHLRLHSEYSISDGIVQVDQAIAKAAADGMPALGISDLANLFGMVKLYKGARGKGIKPVIGVDAWITNEVERDKPFRVLLICRNRKGYGQMCELLTRAYLDNKYRSRAEMRREWFADGGASDLLCLSGAMRGEIGQALMNGNTELADRLASEWAALFPGGFYIELQRAGHPGTEAYVRQAVLLAARLGLPVVATHPVQFLKPEDFKAHEARVCIAQGYVLADKRRPQDFTPEQYFKSQDEMCELFADIPEALENSVEIARRCSLTVQLGKNFLPQFPTPEGMTLDDFLVAEAKAGLEVRLQELYPDEAERERQRPTYEARLKFETDTIIQMGFPGYFLIVADFINWGKQNGVPVGPGRGSGAGSLVAYSLRITDLDPLAYALLFERFLNPERVSMPDFDIDFCQDNRYRVIEYVRERYGKDAVSQIATFGTMASKAVVRDVGRVLDLPYGLCDRLSKLIPIEGAKPVSLAKAYEMESQIGEMMHDGNDGESVQELWKLAEPLEGLSRNVGMHAGGVLIAPGKLTDFCPLYIADGEDATPVSQFDKDDVEAVGLVKFDFLGLRNLTIIELAIEYVERLTGEKPNLAALPFTDPAAYQILKEANTTAIFQVESDGMKKLLKKLAPDRFEDIIAVLALYRPGPLGSGMVDDFILRKKGQQEIDYFHPDLKACLEPTYGVIVYQEQVMQISQIIGGYTLGGADMLRRAMGKKKPEEMAKHRETIADGAKQKGYDPALAEQLFDLMTKFAEYGFNKSHTAAYAVVTYHTAWLKAHHCAAFMAATMSADLDNTDTIKIFFEDSIANGLTILPPDVNASDFRFVPTDRKTIRYGLGAVKGVGEPAVRSILAARAEAGPFKDLFDFCARVDRRAVNRRVIEALIRAGAFDLIEPSGNRDRARLIATVSLAMEAAEQAAANAMQGGLFDMVPEAAGAAPQYVAARPWTERERLKEEKTAIGFFLSGHPFNSFKKEVRRFIRRSLAEIEPSRDLVMMAGVVTDVRIKMTARGKMAFVILDDGSQVREVSVFSENYDNQRGKIVTDEVLVVEGKVSNDDFTGGYRIIADKLLTLGEARSRFAKALQISVNGEVRAAGGPLAAADRLQALLAPYRDGGCPIRVRYRNEEAEAELPLGDGWKVRLEDALLDSLREWLQPESVDILYPN, via the coding sequence ATGAACGCCCCACACCAGCCTCGCTTCGTCCACCTCCGTCTCCACTCCGAATACTCGATCTCCGACGGCATCGTCCAGGTCGATCAGGCCATCGCCAAGGCCGCGGCCGACGGGATGCCGGCACTCGGTATTTCCGATCTGGCCAACCTTTTCGGGATGGTCAAGCTTTACAAGGGTGCGCGGGGCAAGGGCATCAAGCCGGTGATCGGTGTCGATGCCTGGATCACGAACGAGGTCGAGCGCGACAAGCCTTTCCGGGTCCTGCTGATCTGCCGCAACCGCAAGGGCTACGGGCAGATGTGCGAGCTGCTGACCCGCGCCTACCTCGACAACAAGTACCGTAGTCGCGCCGAAATGCGCCGCGAGTGGTTTGCCGACGGCGGCGCGTCGGACCTGCTTTGTCTGTCGGGCGCGATGCGCGGCGAGATCGGGCAGGCGCTGATGAATGGCAACACGGAACTCGCCGACCGCCTGGCCTCCGAATGGGCGGCGTTGTTCCCGGGGGGGTTCTATATCGAGCTGCAGCGGGCCGGCCATCCCGGCACGGAAGCCTATGTGCGACAGGCGGTGCTGCTCGCCGCTCGGCTCGGTCTGCCGGTCGTCGCCACGCACCCGGTCCAGTTCTTGAAGCCCGAAGACTTCAAGGCCCACGAGGCCCGCGTGTGCATCGCGCAGGGTTACGTGCTGGCCGACAAGCGCCGCCCGCAGGATTTCACGCCCGAGCAGTACTTCAAGAGCCAGGACGAGATGTGCGAGCTCTTCGCCGACATCCCCGAGGCGCTCGAGAACTCGGTCGAGATCGCCCGTCGCTGCTCGTTGACCGTGCAACTCGGCAAGAACTTCCTGCCGCAGTTCCCGACGCCCGAAGGCATGACGCTCGATGATTTCCTCGTCGCGGAGGCGAAGGCCGGGCTGGAGGTCCGCCTGCAGGAACTCTACCCGGACGAAGCCGAGCGCGAGCGGCAACGCCCGACCTACGAGGCGCGGCTCAAGTTCGAGACCGACACCATCATCCAGATGGGCTTTCCGGGCTACTTTCTGATCGTTGCGGACTTCATCAACTGGGGCAAGCAGAACGGCGTCCCGGTCGGTCCGGGCCGGGGTTCAGGGGCGGGCTCGCTCGTCGCGTATTCGCTGCGTATTACCGACCTCGATCCGCTCGCGTACGCGCTGCTGTTCGAACGCTTCCTGAACCCGGAGCGGGTGTCGATGCCCGACTTCGACATCGACTTCTGCCAGGACAACCGCTACCGCGTCATCGAGTACGTGCGCGAGCGCTACGGCAAGGACGCCGTCTCGCAGATCGCGACCTTCGGTACGATGGCTTCGAAGGCCGTCGTGCGCGACGTCGGCCGCGTGCTCGATCTGCCTTACGGCTTGTGCGACCGCCTCTCCAAGCTGATTCCGATTGAAGGCGCGAAGCCCGTCTCGCTCGCCAAGGCCTACGAGATGGAGTCGCAGATCGGCGAGATGATGCACGATGGCAACGACGGTGAATCGGTGCAGGAGCTGTGGAAGCTCGCCGAGCCGCTCGAAGGTCTGTCGCGCAACGTCGGCATGCACGCCGGCGGCGTGCTGATCGCGCCGGGCAAGCTGACCGACTTCTGCCCGCTCTACATCGCCGACGGCGAAGACGCGACTCCGGTGTCGCAGTTCGACAAGGACGACGTCGAAGCGGTCGGCCTCGTGAAGTTCGACTTCCTCGGCCTGCGAAACCTCACCATCATCGAGCTCGCCATCGAGTACGTCGAGCGCCTCACGGGCGAGAAACCCAACCTCGCCGCGCTGCCCTTCACCGATCCGGCCGCCTACCAGATCCTGAAGGAAGCGAACACCACCGCGATCTTCCAGGTGGAATCGGACGGGATGAAGAAGCTGCTGAAGAAGCTCGCTCCCGACCGCTTCGAGGACATCATCGCGGTGCTTGCGCTCTACCGCCCGGGCCCGCTCGGCTCCGGCATGGTCGACGACTTCATCCTGCGGAAGAAGGGCCAGCAGGAGATCGACTACTTCCACCCTGACCTGAAAGCCTGTCTCGAGCCGACCTACGGCGTGATCGTGTATCAGGAACAGGTGATGCAGATCTCGCAGATCATCGGCGGCTACACCCTCGGCGGCGCCGACATGCTGCGCCGCGCGATGGGCAAGAAGAAGCCCGAGGAGATGGCCAAGCACCGCGAGACCATCGCCGACGGTGCCAAGCAGAAGGGCTACGACCCGGCGCTCGCCGAACAGCTCTTCGACCTGATGACGAAGTTCGCGGAATACGGCTTCAACAAGTCGCACACCGCCGCCTACGCCGTCGTCACCTACCACACTGCCTGGCTCAAGGCCCACCACTGCGCGGCCTTCATGGCCGCAACCATGTCGGCGGACTTGGACAACACCGACACGATCAAGATCTTCTTCGAAGACTCGATCGCCAATGGTCTGACGATCCTGCCGCCCGACGTGAACGCTTCCGACTTCCGCTTCGTGCCGACCGACCGCAAGACGATCCGCTACGGCCTTGGTGCGGTAAAAGGCGTCGGCGAGCCCGCGGTGCGCTCGATCCTTGCTGCGCGTGCGGAAGCGGGTCCGTTCAAGGATCTCTTCGATTTCTGCGCGCGCGTCGATCGCCGCGCCGTCAACCGCCGCGTCATCGAGGCACTGATCCGTGCCGGCGCGTTCGATCTGATCGAGCCCAGCGGCAACAGGGATCGCGCGCGTCTGATCGCGACCGTCAGCCTCGCGATGGAAGCGGCCGAGCAGGCAGCAGCGAACGCGATGCAAGGCGGCCTGTTCGACATGGTCCCGGAAGCCGCCGGGGCCGCGCCCCAATATGTCGCCGCCCGCCCGTGGACGGAACGCGAGCGCCTGAAGGAAGAGAAGACCGCCATCGGCTTCTTCCTGTCCGGCCATCCGTTCAACTCATTCAAGAAAGAAGTGCGTCGTTTCATCCGCCGTTCGCTGGCGGAGATCGAGCCGTCCCGCGATCTGGTGATGATGGCGGGCGTCGTGACGGATGTGCGCATCAAGATGACGGCGCGCGGAAAGATGGCTTTCGTCATCCTCGACGACGGCAGTCAGGTGCGCGAAGTCTCGGTATTCTCCGAGAACTACGACAACCAGCGCGGGAAGATCGTCACCGACGAAGTGTTGGTCGTCGAAGGCAAGGTCAGCAACGACGATTTCACCGGCGGCTATCGGATCATCGCCGACAAGCTGCTGACGCTGGGCGAAGCTCGGTCGCGCTTTGCCAAGGCGCTGCAGATCAGCGTCAATGGCGAGGTCCGCGCGGCCGGCGGCCCGCTCGCCGCGGCCGATCGACTGCAGGCGCTGCTCGCCCCGTACCGCGATGGCGGATGCCCGATTCGCGTGCGC